One Ricinus communis isolate WT05 ecotype wild-type chromosome 2, ASM1957865v1, whole genome shotgun sequence DNA segment encodes these proteins:
- the LOC125369302 gene encoding uncharacterized protein LOC125369302, translated as MLAERQPRTLPNNTESNPREHMKAITLRSGKQLSSSIPITDDDNVVQVDLGRKDGDSKVMELEKVEGKKKRPLREYQPPIPYPTRLKQEKMPRYVKFLKEIFTNKRKLEDLAIVTLNEECSVILHNKLLEKKRDPGSFTVPCVIGDLTISNALADLGASINLMSCSFFTKLELGETKPTRMSIQLADRTVKYLRSIIEDVLVKVDKIIFLIDFVIMDMDGESNVPLILGRPFLATSRAIIDVCDGKLELKVGDETVTFDLNSSMRQSLYHDDTVFSVDLLDDVIDTQLQEILLDDPLQVALRAEDEHELSNESVLEQLAFLLANEPSKNTDKFVEIDRVGVQKLRPSHEEPPILELKELSKHLNYAYLDEDNRLSVILAVDLTPEEREMTLASLRKYWKTSAWKIADILRISPSYF; from the exons atgttggcTGAGAGGCAACCAAGGACTTTGCCTAACAATACAGAGTCCAACCCGAGAGAGCACATGAAGGCTATCACTTTGCGATCAGGTAAGCAACTATCTAGTTCTATTCCTATTACTGATGATGATAATGTTGTGCAGGTAGATTTGGGTAGGAAAGATGGAGATAGCAAGGTGATGGAGCTAGAGAAGGTAGAGGGCAAGAAGAAGAGGCCTTTAAGGGAATACCAGCCCCCGATCCCATATCCTACCAGGTTGAAGCAGGAGAAA ATGCCTAGGTATGTGAAGTTCTTAAAAGAGATCTTTaccaacaagaggaagttagaGGACTTGGCGATCGTGACCCTAAATGAGGAATGTTCGGTTATACTTCATAACAAATTGCTAGAGAAGAAGCgtgatccagggagttttactgtcCCTTGTGTGATTGGTGATTTGACAATTAGCAATGCTTTAGCTGACTTAGGAGCTAGCATTAATTTAATGTCGTGTAGTTTTTTTACCAAGTTGGAACTAGGTGAGActaaacccactaggatgagcatacaGTTAGCTGATAGGACTGTTAAGTATCTTAGGAGTATTATAGAGGATGTACTTGTTAAGGTCgacaaaattatatttcttattgactttgtgatcatggacatggaTGGTGAGAGTAATGTACCTTTGATTCTAGGTCGACCTTTCCTTGCAACGTCTAGGGCTattatagatgtttgtgatggaaagcttGAACTTAAGGTAGGAGATGAAACTGTCACTTTTGATTTGAACAGTTCTATGAGACAGTCCTTATATCATGATGATACTGTGTTTTCTGTTGATTTACTTGATGATGTTATTGATACACAATTGCAGGAGATattgcttgatgatcctttacAAGTTGCCTTGCGGGCAGaggatgagcatgagctatcCAATGAGAGTGTGTTGGAGCAGCTTGCATTTTTGTTAGCTAATGAACCAAGCAAGAATACTGATAAGTTTGTTGAGATTGACAGGGTAGGTGTGCAGAAATTGAGGCCATCACATGAGGAACCACCTATCCTTGAGTTGAAAGAGCTCTCAAAGCATCTCAACTATGCATATCTGGATGAGGACAACAGGTTGTCTGTCATTCTAGCAGTGGACTTAACACCCGAGGAAAGGGAGATGACTTTAGCCTCTCTTAGGAAGTACTGGAAGACGTCTGCTTGGAAAATTGCTGACATTCTTAGGATTAGTCCTAGCTATTTCTAA